One Streptomyces sp. NBC_00554 DNA segment encodes these proteins:
- a CDS encoding NAD(P)-dependent oxidoreductase — protein MKLVLFGATGMVGSRIATEASARGHQVIAVSRSGQSPVPGVITAAADVSDPAKVTELAAGADAVASACAPPRDGTDPRGPYLALTQSLVEGVRAAGVRRLVVAGGAGSLEVAPGQAAADQPGFPEAYLPEALAQRDALTYYRGLDDGLDWTYVSPAAAIAPGQRTGRFRIGGDQLLTDEHGNSRISAEDYAVAFVDELEKDAHPRARMSVAY, from the coding sequence ATGAAGCTCGTACTCTTCGGCGCCACCGGCATGGTCGGCAGCCGTATCGCCACGGAGGCGTCGGCACGCGGACACCAGGTCATCGCCGTGAGCCGGTCCGGGCAGTCCCCGGTCCCCGGTGTCATCACGGCGGCGGCGGACGTCTCGGACCCGGCGAAGGTGACGGAGCTGGCGGCGGGCGCGGACGCGGTGGCGTCCGCGTGCGCGCCGCCCAGGGACGGCACGGATCCCCGCGGCCCCTACCTCGCACTGACCCAGTCGCTGGTGGAGGGCGTCCGGGCGGCCGGTGTACGGCGGCTCGTGGTCGCCGGTGGCGCGGGCAGCCTGGAGGTCGCCCCGGGGCAGGCGGCGGCGGACCAGCCCGGCTTCCCCGAGGCCTACCTCCCCGAGGCCCTCGCCCAGCGCGACGCCCTCACCTACTACCGTGGCCTCGACGACGGCCTCGACTGGACCTACGTCTCGCCCGCCGCGGCGATCGCCCCCGGCCAACGCACGGGCCGCTTCCGCATCGGCGGCGACCAGCTGCTCACCGACGAGCACGGCAACAGCCGGATCAGCGCCGAGGACTACGCGGTCGCCTTCGTCGACGAGCTGGAGAAGGACGCCCATCCGCGCGCCCGTATGTCGGTCGCGTACTGA
- a CDS encoding PP2C family protein-serine/threonine phosphatase, producing MGGRRTVIEQLPPAGRTDPVQRQRILRLRGHSVAWVPPLLLLIGITLADANTSGEFRIISWIVLVPGIAAAICGVWGTGAFAVLSLLTYFAVDTSWPHQYQTGLPDFILVAVGGILATLACAVRVRGEQRMLHMKDVAETTRRTLLRPLAPGWGGLDHAAVYLAADSEARVGGDFYDIQPGLHGTRVLLGDVQGKGLSAVEAAAALLGTFRESAYHEPRLRTVSDRLETRMLRHVHYCASLGYDDDDRFATAILVGFPRTEWRGPTRRDGTSEPEPEAPVLPVSPGTVEVINFGHEPPLVISHGGVRSLPPGDGLPLGLSELTYHPPPLITVPLAPGETLLLVTDGVTEARDSADVFYPLRDSVARAAAEDPDIADPQRLVQFVRDATLRHCGGRLADDTTIFAVRRRLPPPGEVQAPS from the coding sequence GTGGGCGGCCGGCGGACCGTCATCGAGCAACTGCCTCCCGCCGGACGGACGGACCCGGTCCAGCGGCAGAGGATCCTGCGGCTGCGCGGCCACAGCGTGGCCTGGGTGCCGCCGCTGCTGCTCCTCATCGGCATCACGCTCGCCGACGCGAACACCTCCGGCGAGTTCCGGATCATCTCCTGGATCGTGCTCGTGCCGGGTATCGCGGCGGCGATCTGCGGGGTGTGGGGCACCGGGGCGTTCGCCGTGCTCTCGCTGCTCACCTACTTCGCCGTGGACACCTCCTGGCCGCACCAGTACCAGACCGGCCTGCCCGACTTCATCCTCGTCGCGGTGGGCGGCATCCTCGCCACGCTGGCCTGCGCGGTCCGGGTCCGCGGCGAACAGCGGATGCTGCACATGAAGGACGTCGCCGAGACCACCCGGCGCACCCTGCTGCGCCCGCTGGCGCCGGGCTGGGGCGGCCTCGACCACGCGGCCGTGTACCTCGCCGCCGACAGCGAGGCCCGCGTCGGCGGCGACTTCTACGACATCCAGCCGGGCCTTCACGGCACCCGCGTCCTCCTCGGCGACGTCCAGGGCAAGGGGCTCTCGGCGGTGGAGGCGGCGGCCGCGCTGCTTGGCACCTTCCGCGAGTCGGCGTACCACGAGCCCCGCCTGCGCACCGTCTCCGACCGCCTGGAGACCCGCATGCTCCGGCACGTCCACTACTGCGCCTCGCTCGGCTACGACGACGACGACCGCTTCGCGACGGCGATCCTGGTCGGCTTTCCCAGGACCGAGTGGCGCGGCCCGACCCGGCGGGACGGTACGAGCGAGCCGGAGCCCGAGGCTCCGGTTCTGCCGGTCTCCCCCGGCACCGTCGAGGTCATCAACTTCGGCCACGAACCGCCGCTCGTGATCTCCCACGGCGGGGTGCGTTCGCTGCCGCCCGGCGACGGACTCCCGCTCGGGCTCAGCGAGTTGACGTACCATCCGCCGCCGCTGATCACCGTCCCGCTCGCCCCCGGCGAGACCCTGCTCCTCGTCACGGACGGGGTGACCGAGGCCCGCGACTCCGCCGATGTCTTCTACCCGCTCCGCGACAGCGTGGCCCGCGCCGCTGCCGAGGACCCGGACATCGCCGATCCGCAGCGCCTCGTGCAGTTCGTCCGCGACGCCACCCTGCGGCACTGCGGCGGCCGCCTCGCCGACGACACGACGATCTTCGCCGTACGACGTCGGCTGCCACC
- a CDS encoding SH3 domain-containing protein codes for MRTTPALRTLAVALFTGGVITVAVAGTSAAAVPSAHTSGGGGSDSPIWGTVVSRGDLNVRQQPNANSSLVDRLSPGSQDRVLCAVQGQSIFGNTDWYWLVGAQGWASAAFVDTGRQWVPSCQDPCPGWKDGAWDDDNWKNGDNSWNNDSNRNSGWNNGDSDWSSSSSSSSGSWSFSVSGSWSFSASGSSSSSWDWIPGGR; via the coding sequence ATGCGCACCACCCCGGCCCTGCGGACCCTTGCCGTGGCCCTGTTCACCGGCGGCGTCATCACCGTCGCCGTGGCGGGCACCTCGGCGGCGGCGGTCCCGTCGGCTCACACCTCCGGTGGCGGCGGCTCGGACAGTCCCATATGGGGCACCGTCGTCTCCCGAGGCGATCTGAACGTACGACAGCAGCCCAACGCGAACTCGTCCCTGGTCGACAGGCTCTCGCCGGGCAGTCAGGACCGCGTCCTGTGCGCGGTGCAGGGACAGAGCATCTTCGGCAACACGGACTGGTACTGGCTCGTCGGGGCGCAGGGATGGGCAAGCGCCGCCTTCGTGGACACCGGCAGGCAGTGGGTGCCCAGCTGTCAGGACCCGTGCCCCGGCTGGAAGGACGGGGCCTGGGACGACGACAACTGGAAGAACGGCGACAACAGCTGGAACAACGACAGCAACAGGAACAGCGGCTGGAACAACGGTGACTCCGACTGGAGTTCGTCCAGTTCGTCCAGTTCAGGTTCCTGGAGTTTCAGCGTCTCCGGCTCGTGGAGCTTCAGCGCTTCCGGCTCCTCTTCGAGCTCCTGGGACTGGATCCCAGGGGGCAGGTGA